Proteins encoded within one genomic window of Acidovorax sp. 107:
- a CDS encoding YceI family protein, with product MRKSLFALAAAATLFAGAAQAQSANYAIDPTHTFAAFEISHFGAAVNRGRFDKKEGTIQLDKAGKSGKAEITFDVTSVNTGTPAFDKHLQSADLFDAAKHPTMKFVSSKFVFNGDKVASVEGQLTLLGKTGPLTLKANQFNCYESPMLKREVCGGDFEATIDRTQWGMNYGVEWGFPKNVRLVVQIEAVKQ from the coding sequence ATGCGCAAGTCCCTCTTCGCCCTGGCTGCCGCCGCCACCCTGTTCGCTGGCGCCGCCCAGGCCCAATCGGCCAACTACGCCATCGATCCGACGCACACCTTTGCTGCGTTCGAGATCAGCCACTTTGGGGCAGCCGTGAACCGTGGCCGCTTCGACAAGAAGGAAGGTACCATTCAGCTCGACAAGGCCGGCAAGTCGGGCAAGGCCGAGATCACGTTCGACGTGACCTCGGTGAACACGGGCACCCCCGCGTTTGACAAGCACCTGCAAAGCGCCGACCTGTTCGACGCAGCCAAGCACCCCACGATGAAGTTCGTGTCCAGCAAGTTCGTGTTCAACGGCGACAAGGTGGCCAGCGTGGAAGGCCAGCTCACGCTGCTGGGCAAGACCGGCCCCCTGACCCTGAAGGCCAACCAGTTCAACTGCTACGAAAGCCCCATGCTCAAGCGCGAAGTGTGCGGCGGCGACTTTGAAGCCACCATCGACCGCACCCAATGGGGCATGAACTATGGCGTGGAATGGGGCTTCCCCAAGAACGTGCGCCTGGTGGTGCAGATCGAAGCCGTGAAGCAGTAA
- a CDS encoding YceI family protein, whose protein sequence is MNVSSTFSHIVLGAALAMGAQAALAQQQLVPAQSEVQFTARQMGVPLEGHFKKFSAQVAFDPAKLATSKIAFTVDTGSATLGSRETDAELPKPAWFNVPKFPQAQFVSSSIKALGGGKFEVAGALTIKGNSQNVVVPVTLTQAGPTTTATGALPIKRLAFKIGENEWADTSMVADDVQVKFKLALTGVGKL, encoded by the coding sequence ATGAACGTGTCTTCTACCTTCTCCCACATCGTGCTGGGCGCCGCCCTTGCGATGGGCGCGCAGGCCGCACTGGCCCAGCAGCAGTTGGTGCCCGCCCAGAGCGAGGTGCAGTTCACCGCCCGCCAGATGGGCGTGCCGCTGGAAGGCCACTTCAAGAAGTTCAGCGCCCAGGTGGCGTTTGACCCGGCCAAGCTGGCCACCAGCAAGATCGCTTTCACGGTGGACACCGGCAGTGCCACGCTGGGCTCGCGCGAGACGGATGCCGAGCTGCCCAAGCCCGCATGGTTCAACGTGCCCAAGTTCCCGCAGGCCCAGTTCGTGTCGTCCAGCATCAAGGCGCTGGGCGGCGGCAAGTTTGAAGTGGCGGGCGCGCTCACCATCAAGGGCAACAGCCAGAACGTCGTGGTGCCCGTGACGCTCACCCAGGCCGGCCCCACCACCACGGCCACGGGTGCACTGCCCATCAAGCGGCTGGCCTTCAAGATCGGCGAAAACGAGTGGGCTGACACCTCGATGGTGGCCGACGACGTGCAGGTCAAGTTCAAGCTCGCGCTGACCGGCGTCGGCAAGCTCTGA
- a CDS encoding cytochrome b, giving the protein MTATATTTLAAPRRYTRTAMLLHWVLGLALIALFGVGVYMADLPFSPQRLKLYNWHKWAGVTILVLSALRLLWRATHRPPALPGAVEKSMPAWQKLAHHGTHHLLYGLFFAVPLIGWAYSSAAGFPIVFLGLWQLPDFVPVSKDLAEAIKPWHQYTAFALAALAVLHIAAALKHQWIDRDGLLSRMLPWK; this is encoded by the coding sequence ATGACAGCCACTGCCACCACGACCCTCGCCGCCCCACGCCGCTACACGCGCACCGCCATGCTGTTGCACTGGGTGCTGGGCCTGGCGCTGATCGCTCTGTTTGGCGTCGGCGTGTACATGGCCGACTTGCCCTTTTCGCCCCAACGCCTGAAGCTCTACAACTGGCACAAATGGGCCGGCGTGACGATCCTGGTGCTCTCGGCGCTGCGCCTGTTGTGGCGCGCTACACACCGCCCCCCGGCGCTGCCGGGCGCGGTCGAGAAGTCCATGCCTGCCTGGCAAAAGCTGGCGCACCACGGCACCCACCATCTGCTGTATGGGTTGTTCTTTGCCGTGCCACTGATTGGCTGGGCCTACAGCTCGGCGGCGGGGTTCCCCATCGTGTTCCTGGGCCTGTGGCAACTGCCCGACTTCGTGCCCGTCAGCAAGGACCTGGCCGAAGCCATCAAGCCCTGGCACCAGTACACGGCATTTGCGCTGGCAGCGCTGGCGGTGCTGCACATCGCAGCAGCACTCAAGCACCAGTGGATAGACCGCGACGGCCTGCTCTCGCGCATGCTGCCCTGGAAATAA